The proteins below come from a single Chitinophaga pinensis DSM 2588 genomic window:
- a CDS encoding BatD family protein encodes MNVTTVSIKKFVLSLFFCLGAITCLQAQEFRFTTSVSSNKVAVDEPFQIQFMLENAPNVTSFTPPAFNDFEILQGPSQMQGQSIMNGRRSEYIALIYVVQPKRVGNFTLPGATARSDGKVVRSNPVTIEVLKSNSGRGQAPQQTAPQQNYPQTRAQRQQQQQDEMEGVLRNGEDINAKLKKNIFVKVDVDKTSLYEGEQLTATYKLYTRLPTNSSVTKVPAFKGFSAKDIELPNPPQATEEVINGVRFRVFTIRKTLLFPLQSGTLELDPVEVDNHVRLVKLVKNNNKRARDPFADLFNDPSLKDPFDDPFFDDIFNRPEVTYEDVPYKIQTAPVKVTVKPLPLDTRPASFAGAVGKFNMTATIDKTNLSTDDALTLKVIVSGQGNVNLLNGPKVDVPAGFEKYDPKVTDNIEKNSNPLSGSRQFEYVLMPQEAGDQTIAPVEFSYFDIASNSYKTIRSEAFAVHVTPGKQTKREKEDFSVNRNTITPNYNGVLNWVKQGSFLLVSPLFYILLLLPLLALVAALIYRHKRNYQQNNAAFLKYRYANKVALKRLELAARYLKEDKDKAFYEETSRAIWGYLSNKLHVPFADLSKQLIQDKLAQQQVSEQYTAKLFDLLDDCEMALYTPMHNNDRMQGTYQQAVEVISQLEEELQRAKSVV; translated from the coding sequence ATGAATGTCACTACTGTTAGTATAAAGAAGTTTGTATTATCCCTGTTCTTTTGTCTGGGCGCAATTACGTGCCTGCAGGCGCAGGAATTCAGGTTCACTACCAGCGTCAGCAGTAATAAGGTCGCGGTGGATGAACCGTTTCAGATACAATTCATGCTGGAAAATGCGCCAAACGTTACCAGCTTTACACCTCCGGCTTTCAATGATTTTGAAATCCTGCAAGGGCCATCCCAGATGCAGGGGCAGTCTATTATGAACGGACGCCGTTCCGAATACATTGCGCTGATCTATGTAGTCCAGCCCAAAAGGGTAGGTAACTTTACCCTGCCGGGAGCCACAGCCCGTTCCGACGGGAAAGTCGTGCGCTCTAACCCGGTCACTATTGAGGTGTTAAAATCCAATTCCGGTCGTGGTCAGGCGCCCCAGCAGACGGCTCCGCAACAGAATTATCCGCAAACCCGGGCACAGCGTCAGCAGCAACAGCAGGACGAAATGGAAGGCGTACTCCGGAATGGAGAAGACATCAACGCAAAACTGAAAAAGAATATTTTCGTAAAGGTAGATGTGGATAAGACCTCCCTGTATGAGGGCGAGCAACTGACCGCTACCTATAAATTATATACCCGGCTCCCGACCAACTCCAGTGTTACTAAGGTGCCGGCGTTTAAAGGCTTTTCTGCCAAAGACATCGAATTACCCAATCCGCCACAGGCGACGGAAGAAGTGATCAATGGCGTACGCTTCCGCGTATTTACCATCCGTAAAACACTGCTGTTCCCATTACAATCCGGTACCCTGGAACTGGACCCGGTAGAAGTGGATAACCATGTACGGCTGGTAAAACTCGTCAAGAACAATAACAAACGCGCAAGAGACCCGTTTGCAGATCTGTTTAATGACCCGTCTCTTAAAGATCCTTTTGATGATCCGTTCTTTGACGACATCTTTAATCGTCCTGAAGTGACTTATGAGGATGTACCGTATAAAATACAAACGGCTCCTGTAAAGGTGACGGTGAAACCGCTCCCTCTTGATACCCGCCCTGCCAGTTTTGCCGGTGCTGTGGGTAAATTCAATATGACGGCTACCATCGACAAGACAAACCTGAGCACAGATGACGCGCTGACCCTGAAAGTGATCGTATCGGGTCAGGGGAACGTAAACCTGCTGAACGGACCTAAAGTCGATGTACCGGCAGGTTTCGAAAAATACGATCCGAAGGTGACCGACAATATTGAGAAAAACAGCAACCCTTTATCAGGCTCCCGCCAGTTTGAATATGTGCTGATGCCACAGGAAGCAGGCGATCAGACGATTGCGCCGGTGGAATTCTCTTATTTCGACATCGCCTCCAACAGCTACAAAACTATCCGCTCTGAAGCTTTTGCTGTTCATGTCACGCCTGGTAAGCAGACCAAACGTGAAAAAGAAGATTTCAGCGTCAACAGAAATACAATTACGCCCAACTACAACGGTGTACTCAACTGGGTGAAACAAGGCAGTTTCCTGCTGGTCAGCCCATTGTTCTACATATTACTGCTGCTGCCTTTACTGGCGCTCGTTGCTGCGCTGATCTACCGCCACAAAAGAAACTACCAGCAAAACAATGCTGCATTCCTCAAGTACCGCTACGCCAACAAAGTGGCCCTGAAACGGCTTGAACTGGCGGCCCGTTATCTGAAAGAAGACAAAGACAAGGCATTTTATGAAGAAACGTCCAGGGCGATCTGGGGATATCTGAGTAATAAACTGCATGTGCCTTTCGCAGATCTCAGTAAACAGCTGATCCAGGACAAACTTGCACAGCAACAGGTGAGCGAACAATATACTGCCAAACTGTTTGACCTGCTGGACGACTGTGAAATGGCCCTGTATACACCCATGCACAACAATGACAGGATGCAGGGTACTTATCAACAGGCGGTTGAGGTCATCAGCCAACTGGAAGAAGAACTTCAGCGTGCAAAAAGCGTAGTATAA
- a CDS encoding SH3 domain-containing protein, producing MKKIFTVICAFLLLYHIAGAASAPQQAFEKANGLFKEKQYTEAANIYQQLIDQGFGQPELYLNAGNAWYKANKTGLAVYNYEKALSADPFNKSAAHNLAVANQRVEGYVNDLPLLFFQQWWLHVLHFHSPDGWATGAILLFWLSITGIVVLLLIPAFKPVLMRWGAGVLATGFLFYLIMGISAYLTTNTHDQGIIMGTAVKVKAAPDNESKDMFELHEGVKVQVTDATQEFCKISLPDGKTGWLACAEIKRL from the coding sequence ATGAAGAAGATATTTACCGTTATATGTGCTTTCTTACTGCTGTATCACATAGCAGGCGCTGCTTCAGCGCCACAGCAGGCATTTGAAAAAGCCAACGGCCTTTTTAAAGAGAAACAATATACAGAAGCTGCCAACATTTACCAGCAGCTGATCGACCAGGGATTTGGTCAGCCGGAACTATATCTCAATGCCGGCAACGCCTGGTACAAGGCCAATAAAACAGGCCTGGCCGTTTATAATTATGAAAAGGCGCTTTCAGCGGACCCTTTCAATAAGTCGGCGGCTCACAACCTGGCAGTTGCCAATCAAAGAGTAGAAGGATATGTCAATGACCTGCCGCTGTTATTCTTTCAGCAGTGGTGGTTGCATGTATTACATTTTCATAGTCCGGATGGATGGGCCACAGGGGCCATTCTTTTATTCTGGCTTTCCATCACCGGCATCGTTGTATTGCTGCTCATTCCTGCATTCAAACCAGTATTGATGCGATGGGGGGCAGGCGTTCTGGCGACTGGATTTCTGTTTTATCTGATCATGGGTATCAGTGCATACCTGACCACCAATACACACGATCAGGGTATCATTATGGGTACTGCTGTAAAGGTAAAAGCGGCGCCTGATAATGAAAGTAAAGACATGTTTGAACTGCATGAAGGAGTAAAAGTGCAGGTAACAGATGCGACCCAGGAATTCTGTAAGATATCGCTGCCGGATGGCAAGACCGGCTGGCTGGCTTGTGCAGAGATCAAGAGGTTGTAG
- a CDS encoding LytR/AlgR family response regulator transcription factor, with protein MRTIIVDDEKLSRSVLKLLLEKHCPAVNIVAVCADGISALEAIEKYQPDLLFLDIEMPGLNGFEVLKACKDASFSIIVTTSYDHYALDAIRHNALDYLLKPIIRDDLTDAVDKAMARHQQKAQPESKSDTSILEVLHQHLYPGERLALPSPEGLRILLVKDILYCVADGETTLVHLVNTTAPSLVCRSLKEVEGQLKNKGFFRVHHSYVINLNYMDRYIKGDGGDIIMSDGSCIPVSRHRKQEFMDRIEKL; from the coding sequence ATGCGCACCATTATCGTGGATGATGAAAAACTTAGCAGAAGCGTTTTGAAGCTTTTGCTGGAGAAGCATTGCCCTGCAGTTAATATAGTGGCAGTTTGCGCTGACGGGATTTCTGCATTAGAGGCAATAGAAAAGTACCAGCCAGACCTGCTTTTCCTGGACATTGAGATGCCGGGTCTGAATGGATTTGAGGTACTGAAGGCGTGTAAAGACGCCAGCTTTTCCATTATTGTTACCACTTCATATGATCATTATGCACTGGATGCTATCCGGCATAATGCGCTGGACTATTTGCTAAAACCCATCATCAGGGACGACCTGACGGATGCTGTTGATAAGGCCATGGCCCGTCACCAGCAAAAAGCACAGCCAGAAAGTAAATCGGATACTTCCATACTGGAAGTATTGCATCAACACCTCTATCCTGGAGAAAGACTGGCGCTACCAAGCCCGGAAGGATTACGGATACTCCTGGTAAAAGACATTTTATACTGTGTAGCCGATGGGGAAACCACCCTCGTACACCTGGTAAATACAACAGCGCCTTCCCTGGTATGCCGTTCACTCAAAGAAGTGGAAGGACAGCTGAAGAACAAGGGCTTCTTCAGGGTACATCACAGCTATGTGATCAATCTTAATTATATGGACCGGTATATCAAAGGAGACGGAGGAGATATTATTATGAGCGATGGTAGTTGTATACCGGTGTCCCGTCATCGCAAGCAGGAGTTTATGGATAGGATAGAAAAGCTTTAA
- a CDS encoding sensor histidine kinase, whose translation MICCVFYVRERRIKQASTKEISRQQQLIHLEMHAFQAQMDPHFIFNSLNAIHHYILTTSTDLASLYLTRFARLMRLIIRNCNKEWVNLEEDIEALELYLQLEQLRFGAQFDYELDIAPDVFQQVTFVPPLIIQPYIQEAIWRRLLLRPTKSGGCLRICINRANEMLIVRIEDNGVNQDPRADEAHLSKGISIAVARLRAINERYNMHAGITEQALYNDLKQPDGHVVIINMQQAAAREGVM comes from the coding sequence ATGATCTGCTGTGTCTTCTATGTCAGGGAGCGGCGCATAAAGCAGGCATCAACAAAAGAGATAAGCAGGCAACAGCAGCTGATACACCTGGAAATGCATGCATTCCAGGCGCAGATGGATCCGCATTTTATCTTTAACAGTCTGAATGCTATACACCACTACATCCTTACTACCAGTACCGATCTTGCGTCCCTCTACCTCACACGGTTTGCCCGTCTGATGCGGCTTATTATACGTAACTGCAACAAGGAATGGGTCAATTTAGAAGAAGATATAGAGGCTTTAGAACTGTATCTGCAGCTGGAACAGCTGCGTTTTGGTGCGCAGTTCGACTATGAACTGGACATCGCCCCGGATGTATTCCAGCAGGTTACTTTTGTGCCGCCATTAATTATCCAGCCCTATATCCAGGAGGCTATCTGGAGACGCCTGCTATTAAGACCCACAAAAAGCGGTGGTTGCCTCCGGATCTGTATCAATCGTGCCAATGAAATGCTGATTGTCAGAATTGAAGATAACGGTGTTAACCAGGACCCACGCGCAGATGAAGCTCACCTCTCCAAGGGTATCAGTATCGCCGTGGCGAGATTACGGGCCATTAATGAGCGGTATAACATGCATGCCGGCATTACTGAGCAGGCGCTTTACAATGATCTGAAACAACCTGATGGTCACGTTGTTATAATTAATATGCAGCAGGCTGCTGCCAGAGAAGGGGTAATGTAA
- a CDS encoding response regulator transcription factor: MKEATKASILLVEDEENLQEALKLNLELEGYEVTAVDNGTAALKAVKNEYFDLIILDIMLPEMDGIAVCENIRIQNNEVPILFLSAKNSSADRVLGLKKGGDDYMTKPFNLEELLLRVEKLIVKNKRIQDKDSVSTVYHFGSNEIDFAAQECIGKDGKHYELSKKETMLLKLLIENKGEVVTREKILQVVWGYNVYPTTRTIDNFILNFRKYFEEDSRNSRYFHSVRGVGYKFTE, translated from the coding sequence ATGAAGGAAGCTACTAAAGCATCCATACTACTGGTAGAGGACGAAGAGAACCTCCAGGAGGCGCTGAAGCTGAACCTGGAACTGGAGGGATATGAAGTAACGGCTGTAGATAATGGTACCGCTGCTTTAAAGGCGGTAAAGAACGAATATTTTGACCTGATCATACTGGATATCATGCTTCCGGAAATGGACGGTATCGCCGTTTGTGAGAACATCCGTATTCAGAATAACGAAGTACCTATCCTGTTTTTAAGTGCCAAAAACAGCAGCGCTGACCGCGTACTGGGTCTGAAAAAAGGCGGGGACGACTACATGACCAAGCCTTTCAACCTGGAAGAACTGCTGCTGAGGGTAGAGAAGCTGATCGTAAAAAACAAACGCATACAAGATAAGGACAGTGTTTCTACCGTATACCACTTCGGTAGCAATGAGATTGACTTTGCCGCCCAGGAATGTATCGGCAAAGATGGTAAACACTATGAGCTGAGTAAGAAAGAAACCATGCTCCTGAAACTGCTGATCGAGAATAAAGGCGAGGTCGTGACCCGTGAAAAGATCCTGCAGGTGGTTTGGGGGTACAACGTCTACCCTACTACCCGTACTATTGATAACTTTATATTGAACTTCCGTAAATATTTCGAAGAAGACAGCCGGAACTCCAGGTATTTCCATTCCGTAAGAGGTGTGGGCTATAAATTTACCGAATAA
- a CDS encoding sensor histidine kinase: protein MKKLFRNMQEGRAISFIYLFVLAYTILALVWWGVLLFNQSEQITRFEIQNLVLRTDSIAHPVEYHQELTRIQTTEERRSVMFFGEGLIFLAIILLGGFFVYRAIWKQMRLSQQQQNFMMAVTHELKSPIAAAKLNLETLRKHKLDEDKRLKLLDNTIRETNRLDQLCNNILLASQMESQRYQLFREDMDFSSLLENGVKEIQSRISTHTIQAHILPDVWVNGDKFMLQILLSNLVENAVKYAPRNTRIDVCLEECNNNLLKLKVTDEGPGIPADERERIFLKFYRIGNENTRKAKGSGLGLFLSRKIVQQHGGTIVVKDNIPAGASFEISWPVYSIQRV, encoded by the coding sequence ATGAAAAAGCTATTCCGTAATATGCAGGAAGGGAGAGCAATCTCCTTTATTTATCTTTTTGTGCTGGCATATACCATTCTCGCACTGGTATGGTGGGGGGTGCTGCTGTTTAATCAAAGCGAGCAGATCACCCGGTTTGAGATACAAAACCTCGTTTTACGTACTGACAGTATTGCACATCCTGTCGAATATCACCAGGAACTGACGCGTATACAGACGACGGAAGAGAGACGTTCTGTCATGTTCTTTGGAGAAGGCCTTATTTTTCTGGCCATCATTTTACTGGGTGGATTCTTCGTTTATCGTGCTATCTGGAAGCAAATGCGCCTTTCCCAGCAGCAGCAGAACTTTATGATGGCGGTAACGCACGAACTGAAATCGCCTATAGCCGCCGCCAAACTAAATCTTGAAACACTTCGCAAACACAAGCTGGACGAAGATAAGCGACTAAAGCTACTGGATAATACCATCCGGGAAACCAACCGTCTGGACCAGCTTTGTAATAATATATTGCTGGCTTCACAAATGGAGTCACAGCGTTACCAGTTGTTTCGTGAGGACATGGACTTTTCTTCCCTGCTGGAAAACGGGGTGAAGGAAATCCAGTCACGCATTTCGACACATACGATACAGGCACATATTTTGCCTGATGTCTGGGTCAACGGAGATAAATTCATGCTGCAGATCTTACTGAGCAATCTCGTAGAAAATGCCGTGAAATACGCCCCCCGGAATACCAGGATCGATGTGTGTCTGGAGGAATGCAATAACAACCTGTTAAAGCTGAAAGTTACGGATGAAGGGCCAGGCATACCGGCAGATGAACGGGAAAGGATATTCCTCAAGTTTTATCGTATAGGCAATGAGAATACGCGTAAGGCGAAGGGGTCCGGACTCGGGCTGTTTCTCAGCAGAAAAATCGTACAGCAACATGGAGGAACGATTGTCGTGAAAGATAATATACCCGCAGGCGCCAGTTTTGAGATATCCTGGCCGGTATATTCCATTCAAAGAGTGTAA